Within Micromonospora parathelypteridis, the genomic segment CCGACCCCGCCAGCCCCGGCTCACCCGGCAGCTGATCGTCGAGACCGCCACCGCGCTCATCGACGCCGAGGGCCTGCCCGCCTTCTCCACCCGGCGGCTCGCCGCCGAGTTGGGTGTGCGCGGGCCGTCGCTCTACAACCACTTCGCCACCAAGGACGAGATCCTCGACGCGGTCGCCGACACGGTCACCGCCGCGGTCGACACCAGCGGCTTCGCCAGCCGGGACTGGGCCGCCGCGCTGCGCGAGTGGGCCTGGTCCTACCGGCGGGCGCTCACCGCGCACCCGAACATCGTGCCGTACCTGGCCCAGGGCCCGGGCCGGCGTCCGGCCGCGCTGGCCATGGCCGACGCGGTCTACGGCGGCCTGGTCCGTGCCGGCTGGCCGCCCGCGCGGGCCACCCACATCGGTGCCGCGCTGCGCTACTTCGTGGCCGGGTCGGCGCTCGGCTCGTTCGCCCGCGGTTTCGTCGAGGACCCCGAGCTGTACGCCGCGCACTACCCGCACCTGCGTCAGGCGCACCGGCTGGCCGAGCACCAGCAGAGCGTGGACGAGGGCGCATTCGCCCTCGGCCTGGACGCTCTGCTGCACGGCTTGGCCGCCGAATACACCCGCACCGTCGCCACGGTGGAGTCCGCCCGGCCCAACGGGTAGCGTCCAAACTCCCAGCGCTAGTTTCATCGCCCGCCGCGACCCCCGTCACCATCGCCCATCGCGACCCCGTCACCATCGCCCATCGCCCACCCCCGAAGGGACGACATGGACCTCGCCGCCCCGCCGTCGCAGTTGCCCGACGCCCTGCGCCTCCGGCGCCACCTGCACCTCGGCGGCGCCTGGACGTCTCCCGCCGACGCCGATCTGATCGAGGTGGAAAACCCGAGCACCGGCGAGCTGATCGGGCAGGTGCCGGCCGGCACCCCGGCCGATGTGGACCGCGCCGTGGCCGCCGCCCGCGCCGCGTTCCCCGGCTGGTCGGCCACTGCTCCCGTCGAGCGGTCCGCCCACCTCGACCGGCTGCACACCGCGCTCGCCGCCCGCGCCGACGACCTCGCCCGCACCATCGCCGTGGAGCTGGGCTCGCCGCTCAAGCTCGCCACCCGGGTGCAGGTCGGCCTGCCGCTGACCGTGCTGCGCGATCACGTCGCGCTCGCCGCCCGAGCACCCGTGGAGGAGAGCATCGGCAACTCCCTCGTCGTGCGTGAGCCGGTCGGCGTGGTCGGCGCGATCACCCCGTGGAACTACCCGCTGCACCAGGTGATGGCGAAGGTGGCGCCCGCTCTGGCCGCCGGCTGCACGGTGGTGCTCAAACCCAGCGAGTTGACCCCGTTGACCGCGTACCTGCTCTTCGACGCGGTCACCGAGGCCGGGCTGCCGCCGGGCGTGCTCAACCTGGTCCCCGGCACCGGACCGGTGGTGGGCGAGGCGCTCGTCGGGCACCCCGACGTCGACCTGGTCTCGTTCACCGGCTCCACCGCCACCGGCGCCCGGATCATGCGGCTCGCCGCCGACCGGATCGCCCGGGTCGCGCTGGAACTGGGCGGCAAGTCCGCCAACGTGATCCTCCCCGACGCCGACCTGGCCACCGCGGTCAAGGTGGGCGTCGGCAACGCCCTGCTCAACTCCGGTCAGACCTGCACGGCGTGGACCCGGATGCTGGTGCACCGCGACCGGTACGACGAGGCGCTCGACCTGATCGCCGCGGCGGTGGCCGGGTACCGGCTCGGCGACCCGTTCGACCCGGCCACCCGGCTCGGCCCGCTGGTCTCCGCCGCACAGGCCGAACGAGTGCGCGGCCACATCGACCGGGCGCTGGCCGACGGTGCCCGGCTGGTCGCCGGCGGCCCGGACGCCCCGGTGCCGGCCCAGGGGCACTTCGTCGCCCCGACCGTCTTCGCCGACGTGCACCCCGACAGCGCGCTCGCCCAGGAGGAGGTCTTCGGCCCGGTGCTCGCCGTCCTCCCGTTCGACGACACCGACGAGGCGGTCGCCATCGCCAACAACTCGAAGTACGGGCTGGCCGGCGCGGTCTGGTCCGCCGACACCGACGCGGCGCTCGCGGTGGCCCGGCGGCTGCGCACCGGCGCGGTCGACATCAACGGCGCACCGTTCAACCCGCTCGCCCCGTTCGGCGGTTACAAGCAGTCCGGCCTGGGCCGGGAGCTGGGCGTGCACGGGCTCGCCGAGTTCAGCGAGCTGAAGGCGATCCAGCGATGACCGGCCCCGGGCTGCCCCCGGCCGCGTCGCACGGCGGCACCGAGCCGGCTGGCGCGCCGGTCACCGTCCGCGCGCTCGTCGCGCGCTCCTCCGGTGCTGAGCTGCGGGTCGAGCGGGTACGCCTGCCCGCGCCCGGCCCGGGCGAGGTGCGGGTGACGATCACGGCGGCCGGCGTCTGCCACTCCGACCTGTCGATGGTCAACGGCACTCTC encodes:
- a CDS encoding TetR/AcrR family transcriptional regulator C-terminal domain-containing protein; this translates as MPRPRQPRLTRQLIVETATALIDAEGLPAFSTRRLAAELGVRGPSLYNHFATKDEILDAVADTVTAAVDTSGFASRDWAAALREWAWSYRRALTAHPNIVPYLAQGPGRRPAALAMADAVYGGLVRAGWPPARATHIGAALRYFVAGSALGSFARGFVEDPELYAAHYPHLRQAHRLAEHQQSVDEGAFALGLDALLHGLAAEYTRTVATVESARPNG
- a CDS encoding aldehyde dehydrogenase family protein produces the protein MDLAAPPSQLPDALRLRRHLHLGGAWTSPADADLIEVENPSTGELIGQVPAGTPADVDRAVAAARAAFPGWSATAPVERSAHLDRLHTALAARADDLARTIAVELGSPLKLATRVQVGLPLTVLRDHVALAARAPVEESIGNSLVVREPVGVVGAITPWNYPLHQVMAKVAPALAAGCTVVLKPSELTPLTAYLLFDAVTEAGLPPGVLNLVPGTGPVVGEALVGHPDVDLVSFTGSTATGARIMRLAADRIARVALELGGKSANVILPDADLATAVKVGVGNALLNSGQTCTAWTRMLVHRDRYDEALDLIAAAVAGYRLGDPFDPATRLGPLVSAAQAERVRGHIDRALADGARLVAGGPDAPVPAQGHFVAPTVFADVHPDSALAQEEVFGPVLAVLPFDDTDEAVAIANNSKYGLAGAVWSADTDAALAVARRLRTGAVDINGAPFNPLAPFGGYKQSGLGRELGVHGLAEFSELKAIQR